A genomic window from Streptomyces broussonetiae includes:
- a CDS encoding phytanoyl-CoA dioxygenase family protein, with translation MDLTPGSRLRTLFDTTLRREGLTTDGRLTVPTGLTSLPPSRVADLADVAPVLWSTVCTLLGGAGRISRPARLSNALICNFRTTRLSESWHVDGDFFVHHPDSPEQALLLFVLWSDAGEGEGATRAAPSATADILRHLARHPAGLTSAHIPARDYIGSPADHLSLTGNAGDAWILHPLTAHQSAPNPRGRPRFISNPVVALAEPMNLTDDPEEKSPLEELTRRLLGQPWTPGESTVRESFVPGRITRWNGEGTYTDRS, from the coding sequence GTGGACCTCACGCCTGGATCGCGCCTCCGGACGCTGTTCGACACCACGCTCCGGCGCGAGGGGCTGACCACGGACGGACGGCTCACCGTGCCGACGGGCCTCACCTCGCTGCCTCCGAGCCGCGTCGCGGACCTCGCGGACGTGGCCCCGGTGCTCTGGTCGACCGTGTGCACTCTGCTCGGCGGCGCCGGTCGGATCAGTCGGCCAGCCCGCCTAAGCAACGCCCTGATCTGCAATTTCCGCACCACGCGACTGTCCGAGAGCTGGCATGTGGACGGTGACTTCTTCGTACACCATCCCGACAGCCCCGAACAGGCACTGCTGTTGTTCGTCCTGTGGTCCGACGCAGGCGAAGGCGAGGGAGCCACCCGTGCCGCGCCCTCGGCCACGGCGGACATCCTTCGCCATCTGGCCCGCCATCCGGCCGGACTGACCAGTGCGCACATTCCCGCCCGGGATTACATCGGCAGTCCGGCGGACCACCTTTCCCTCACCGGAAATGCGGGCGACGCCTGGATCCTGCATCCGCTGACCGCACACCAGTCGGCACCCAATCCCCGAGGCCGGCCCAGATTCATCTCCAACCCGGTCGTCGCCCTCGCCGAGCCCATGAATCTCACGGACGACCCGGAGGAGAAAAGCCCTCTCGAGGAATTGACGCGCCGCCTCCTGGGACAACCCTGGACACCGGGGGAGAGCACGGTACGGGAATCCTTCGTACCGGGCCGTATCACCCGTTGGAACGGCGAAGGCACCTACACCGACCGTTCCTGA
- a CDS encoding ABC transporter substrate-binding protein codes for MTTPRVRAAAALGCLGLAALCLNACGGTPTATSEKPSAAASAANAGGIRALVAAAKKEDRLTAIALPGDWADYGGLIDGFEKKYGIKVTVEDPYAHSQDEINALSRGNRPTAPDVIDVGDAFARAAARQNLLAPYKVEAWDAIPANQKDQGAHWANNYGGYISIGCDAGRVRPCPGTFADLLKPAYRGMVALEGDPTRAESGFAGVYAAALANNGSFDDIRPGLDFFARLKRTGNFNATQSTSATIEAGRTPISINWDFLNLGYANQLRGKGVNWQVAIPFHGSFAQYYAQAINKDAPHPAAARLWEEYLFSTQGQNLRLHGHARPVLMDVMQKEGTLDKAAAARLPMVEGTPQFPTDAQLEKARQTVARGWTAAVSG; via the coding sequence GTGACCACACCCCGTGTCCGAGCCGCGGCCGCGCTCGGCTGCCTCGGCCTCGCGGCACTGTGTCTGAACGCCTGTGGAGGCACGCCGACCGCCACGAGCGAGAAGCCGTCGGCGGCGGCCTCCGCGGCGAACGCGGGCGGAATACGTGCCCTGGTCGCCGCGGCGAAGAAGGAGGACAGGCTCACGGCGATCGCGCTTCCGGGTGACTGGGCCGACTACGGGGGCCTGATCGACGGCTTCGAGAAGAAGTACGGCATCAAGGTCACCGTCGAGGATCCGTACGCGCACAGCCAGGATGAGATCAACGCCCTCAGCCGCGGGAACCGGCCGACGGCCCCCGACGTGATCGACGTGGGCGACGCTTTCGCGCGGGCGGCGGCTCGGCAGAACCTGCTCGCGCCGTACAAGGTCGAGGCGTGGGACGCGATCCCCGCAAACCAGAAGGACCAGGGGGCCCACTGGGCCAACAACTACGGAGGCTACATCTCGATCGGCTGCGACGCCGGGCGTGTCAGGCCCTGCCCCGGGACCTTCGCCGATCTGCTCAAGCCCGCCTACCGCGGCATGGTGGCGCTCGAGGGGGACCCGACCCGGGCTGAATCCGGCTTCGCCGGCGTTTACGCGGCCGCGCTGGCGAACAACGGGTCCTTCGACGACATCCGGCCCGGTCTCGACTTCTTCGCCCGGCTGAAAAGGACCGGCAACTTCAATGCCACACAGTCCACCTCAGCCACGATCGAGGCCGGCCGGACGCCCATCAGCATCAACTGGGACTTCCTCAATCTCGGCTACGCCAACCAGCTCCGTGGCAAGGGCGTGAACTGGCAGGTCGCGATCCCCTTCCACGGCAGCTTCGCCCAGTACTACGCGCAGGCGATCAACAAAGACGCCCCGCATCCGGCGGCCGCCCGCCTGTGGGAGGAGTACCTGTTCAGCACACAGGGCCAGAACCTCCGGCTCCACGGCCATGCCCGCCCGGTCCTCATGGACGTCATGCAGAAGGAGGGCACGCTGGACAAGGCAGCCGCCGCCCGGCTGCCGATGGTGGAGGGAACGCCGCAGTTTCCGACGGACGCGCAACTGGAGAAGGCGAGGCAGACCGTCGCCCGCGGATGGACGGCGGCAGTCTCCGGCTGA
- a CDS encoding TetR/AcrR family transcriptional regulator — MPRLTPERREAKRAEIVAAARRCFSRDGFHQTSMPDIAAEAGVSAGAPYRYFASKEEIILTIAGDAFRMIFEPVQRLAAVTDEASIADLATASLTALSVETATDAAGLPVPVEELLRCAVQTWSEMLRNDAVLARATEGFDAVCHSIAGALRRSQSAGAIPATVEPEHGARVVMGLLHGFLLQRVAFGLTDAEGFTDDIRTLLTANRHGSHGEPMS; from the coding sequence ATGCCGCGCCTCACACCCGAGCGCCGCGAGGCGAAACGCGCGGAGATCGTGGCAGCGGCCCGTCGCTGCTTCTCGCGCGACGGATTCCACCAGACCTCGATGCCCGACATCGCCGCGGAGGCCGGCGTCTCGGCCGGAGCGCCGTACCGGTACTTCGCGAGCAAGGAGGAGATCATCCTCACCATTGCCGGCGACGCGTTCCGAATGATCTTCGAACCGGTCCAGCGGCTGGCCGCAGTCACCGACGAAGCCTCCATCGCCGACCTGGCGACGGCCTCGCTCACGGCGCTCAGCGTCGAGACGGCCACCGACGCAGCGGGGCTTCCGGTGCCGGTCGAGGAGTTGCTGCGCTGCGCCGTGCAGACCTGGTCGGAGATGTTGCGCAACGACGCCGTGTTGGCCCGCGCCACCGAGGGCTTCGATGCTGTGTGCCACAGCATCGCGGGAGCGCTCCGCCGCAGTCAGTCGGCCGGCGCCATCCCGGCCACCGTCGAGCCGGAGCACGGTGCGCGGGTAGTGATGGGACTGCTGCACGGCTTCTTGCTCCAACGGGTCGCCTTCGGCCTGACGGACGCGGAGGGATTCACCGACGACATCCGCACGCTGCTCACGGCGAACCGCCATGGTTCGCATGGAGAACCGATGTCATGA
- a CDS encoding substrate-binding domain-containing protein, translated as MSTKLRIGAYTYEHTRALFDGRVAINGVDTAFETAPLVSDIFRRTVEGRYDVAELGLTYFLRTFDLEDAPFLALPIFPNRNFRHSAIFVNTAAGIGTPQDLVGKTVGEFALYGHDAGIWPKGILSDEYAVTPDQCRWVIGGTNHPIPAFDWIPQPVPTGVEIRHAGHGQTLGAMLASGEIDALISVDVPQAVLDGSSTITRLFPDYEAVERDYYRRTGIFPPMHIVAVRRELAQRPDLLQVVYRAFCEAKDLAERTYREDAAKQHMSVVTPWFSKLFDENRRLLGEDWWPYGVRANRKAVDTFLRYHHEQGLSERLLTGEDIFVPEFLDT; from the coding sequence ATGAGTACGAAACTGAGGATCGGCGCCTACACGTACGAGCACACCCGGGCGCTGTTCGACGGCCGCGTCGCCATCAACGGCGTGGACACCGCGTTCGAGACGGCGCCGCTGGTCTCGGACATCTTTCGCCGCACTGTCGAAGGACGCTACGACGTCGCCGAACTCGGCCTGACCTACTTCCTGCGGACCTTCGATCTCGAGGATGCCCCGTTCCTGGCGCTGCCGATCTTTCCGAACCGCAACTTCCGGCACTCGGCGATCTTCGTGAACACGGCAGCCGGGATCGGCACTCCGCAGGACCTCGTCGGAAAGACTGTCGGCGAATTCGCGCTCTACGGTCACGACGCCGGGATCTGGCCCAAAGGGATTCTGTCCGACGAGTACGCTGTGACCCCCGACCAGTGCCGCTGGGTCATCGGCGGCACCAACCACCCCATCCCCGCCTTCGACTGGATCCCCCAGCCCGTGCCGACCGGCGTCGAGATCCGCCATGCAGGGCACGGCCAGACGCTCGGGGCGATGCTCGCCTCCGGTGAGATCGATGCGCTCATCTCGGTCGATGTCCCGCAGGCCGTGCTGGACGGATCCTCGACGATCACTCGCCTGTTCCCGGACTACGAGGCCGTCGAGCGCGACTACTATCGGCGCACCGGGATCTTCCCGCCGATGCACATCGTCGCCGTCCGCAGGGAACTGGCACAGCGGCCCGATCTCCTTCAGGTCGTGTACCGCGCCTTCTGCGAGGCGAAGGATCTCGCCGAGCGCACATACAGGGAGGACGCGGCGAAGCAGCACATGAGCGTGGTCACCCCCTGGTTCAGCAAGCTGTTCGACGAGAACCGGCGTCTGCTGGGCGAGGACTGGTGGCCCTACGGCGTCCGCGCGAACCGCAAAGCCGTCGACACGTTCCTGCGCTACCACCACGAGCAGGGCCTCTCCGAACGTCTGCTCACGGGCGAGGACATCTTCGTTCCCGAGTTCCTCGACACTTAG
- a CDS encoding MarR family winged helix-turn-helix transcriptional regulator: MTRLDGPGDDRMETSGDGPDAVALEIADAVESLTNLWSLAAQEAALRLSLHQLRALRTLQTAPGLNLTTLAERLDIGLPTASRLCDRLEAAGMLERTLHPQKRREVRLSLTTQGRRVLDDVASRRAEVLTLALEAMEPAERSALSRGMRAFLAARSGVLPAPGDPPSER, translated from the coding sequence GTGACCCGTCTCGACGGCCCAGGCGACGACCGTATGGAGACGTCGGGCGACGGCCCGGACGCCGTCGCGCTGGAGATCGCCGATGCTGTGGAGAGTCTCACGAACCTGTGGTCGCTGGCCGCTCAGGAGGCGGCCTTGCGCCTGTCCCTGCACCAGCTTCGGGCGTTGCGGACGCTACAGACGGCACCTGGACTGAACCTCACCACGCTGGCCGAGCGGCTTGACATAGGGCTGCCCACGGCCAGCCGGCTGTGTGACCGGCTCGAGGCGGCGGGGATGCTGGAACGAACTCTGCACCCGCAAAAGCGCCGCGAGGTCCGGCTGAGCCTCACCACACAGGGACGCCGGGTGCTCGATGATGTGGCGTCGCGCCGGGCAGAGGTGCTGACACTCGCGTTGGAGGCCATGGAACCGGCGGAGCGGTCGGCACTGAGCCGCGGGATGAGGGCCTTTCTCGCCGCTCGGAGCGGGGTGCTGCCCGCCCCGGGAGACCCGCCCTCCGAGCGGTGA
- a CDS encoding PP2C family protein-serine/threonine phosphatase: MDAVNAAEPFPSVESRLRAAPPHALAATAGTLLAELFGAREVTLLLADYGLSVLQPVTDMPHTGDRVSAHDGPAGTAFTSQKPVVEVTSDPATELIHLPLTVRGDRLGILSVRVPATAADPATLLSLGEFATALGHEVATAGRDTDLYLRARRTRRLTLAAEMQWQLLPGLGCARREYVIGAHLEPAYATGGDNFDWSTSADHLTVTVTDGMGQGIGASLLTNLAVSALRNARRAGIGLADQAALADQAVYAQYGGRAYASTLLLRFDLGTGTVSAVDAGSPRLYRVGETGIELIELEAQLPLGMFEETPYEEQTFHVEPGDRLVALSTGVHGTRSATGDPFGERALHRILGATRQSPPHETARAVVAGLIEHFGSKDLTSDAAVVCVDWTGRAVDTGRLTPEPH, translated from the coding sequence GTGGACGCTGTGAATGCCGCTGAACCGTTCCCGTCCGTGGAGAGCCGGCTCCGGGCCGCTCCGCCCCATGCACTGGCCGCCACCGCCGGGACGCTGCTGGCCGAACTCTTCGGCGCCCGGGAGGTCACCCTTCTGCTGGCCGACTACGGCCTCAGCGTCCTGCAGCCGGTCACCGACATGCCGCACACCGGCGACCGGGTCTCCGCTCACGACGGCCCTGCGGGCACCGCCTTCACCAGCCAGAAGCCGGTTGTGGAGGTCACCTCCGACCCGGCCACCGAGCTGATCCACCTGCCCCTCACCGTCCGCGGCGACCGGCTCGGCATCCTTTCCGTACGCGTTCCCGCCACGGCGGCGGACCCGGCCACCCTGCTCAGCCTCGGCGAGTTCGCCACGGCCCTCGGGCACGAGGTCGCCACGGCAGGCCGGGACACCGACCTCTATCTGCGGGCCCGCCGCACCCGCCGCCTCACCCTCGCCGCCGAGATGCAGTGGCAGCTCCTGCCGGGGCTCGGCTGCGCCCGCCGGGAGTACGTCATCGGCGCCCACCTGGAGCCTGCCTACGCCACCGGCGGCGACAACTTCGACTGGTCCACCAGCGCCGACCACCTCACCGTCACCGTGACCGACGGCATGGGCCAGGGCATCGGCGCCTCCCTGCTCACCAATCTCGCCGTCAGCGCCCTGCGCAACGCCCGCCGCGCCGGCATCGGCCTCGCCGACCAGGCCGCCCTGGCGGATCAGGCCGTCTACGCCCAGTACGGCGGCAGGGCGTACGCCTCGACGCTTCTGCTCCGCTTCGACCTGGGCACCGGGACGGTGAGCGCGGTCGACGCCGGCTCCCCCCGGCTGTACCGCGTCGGCGAAACCGGGATCGAGCTGATCGAGCTGGAAGCGCAGCTCCCCCTCGGGATGTTCGAGGAGACCCCGTACGAGGAACAGACCTTTCACGTGGAGCCCGGCGATCGCCTGGTCGCCCTGAGCACCGGTGTGCACGGCACCCGCTCGGCGACCGGAGACCCCTTCGGGGAACGCGCGCTGCACCGGATCCTGGGCGCGACCCGCCAGAGCCCGCCGCACGAGACCGCCCGTGCGGTCGTCGCCGGGCTGATCGAGCACTTCGGCAGCAAGGACCTCACCTCGGACGCCGCCGTCGTCTGCGTCGACTGGACCGGAAGGGCCGTCGACACCGGACGGCTCACCCCCGAGCCCCACTGA
- a CDS encoding PP2C family protein-serine/threonine phosphatase → MIPPDVRKITTATEAARARAFVAHLAASLGAPEVERARFLTALSAQLRESLGQGGAELTLTVQRPGQDKSVRVRAVVRPATPAPEQAPSWHLVLSCPGSMTQHPSLPAHPDATAPAEALLAADEETAAVLRRLDESENLLSLHREELHQTNQGVLALHAELDAAALTQQELLDAERVARGEAEKARRLLTFLANASAVVTASLDHEDIVRRLPELLIPEYASRVDVWLFDEDERAAGNSLHSAAAVAAARTGRPQHAGPHPAELPGADDLPPSALSPDRPLLCVPLTVRRSLGVLTLTAPENGFDADTSVMLLELARRIAIALDNALRFEHHRDTAEELQRAQLTDLPAADGLHLAARYLPATRGLNIGGDWYDAFFQPDGSLLTVIGDVTGHGLRAAVIMGQLRTALRAYAIEEASPARILTRLHRMLCHQQPNLYATAMIARFRPDDPQVTWAAAGHPPAVVRAPGGAVRVLDDKPGVMLGVPIPFEYADHTTEIEPGSTLVLYTDGLVERRSEGIDVGIELLAQTLAALHEPDLEDLDASAESLLKPLVHESERDDDVCLLLCRTAPLPTS, encoded by the coding sequence ATGATCCCGCCTGACGTCCGAAAGATCACCACAGCCACCGAGGCCGCCCGAGCCCGGGCCTTCGTGGCGCACCTCGCCGCGTCGCTGGGCGCGCCCGAGGTCGAACGAGCGCGCTTCCTCACCGCGCTCAGCGCACAGTTGCGAGAGTCCCTCGGCCAAGGCGGCGCCGAACTCACCCTCACCGTCCAGCGGCCGGGCCAGGACAAGTCCGTGCGCGTACGGGCCGTCGTACGGCCGGCCACGCCGGCCCCGGAACAGGCCCCGTCCTGGCACCTCGTCCTCTCCTGCCCCGGCTCCATGACACAACACCCCTCACTCCCGGCGCACCCGGACGCCACCGCGCCGGCCGAAGCCCTACTGGCAGCGGACGAGGAGACGGCGGCGGTTCTCCGGAGGCTGGACGAGTCCGAGAACCTGCTCAGCCTCCACCGCGAGGAACTGCACCAGACCAACCAGGGCGTGCTGGCCCTGCACGCCGAACTGGACGCCGCCGCGCTGACCCAACAGGAACTTCTGGATGCGGAACGGGTCGCGCGCGGTGAGGCGGAGAAGGCACGACGCCTGCTGACCTTCCTCGCCAACGCCAGCGCGGTGGTCACCGCGTCGCTCGATCACGAGGACATCGTGCGCCGTCTGCCCGAACTGCTCATTCCGGAGTACGCGAGTCGGGTCGACGTCTGGCTGTTCGACGAAGACGAGCGGGCGGCCGGAAACAGCCTCCACTCCGCCGCCGCGGTGGCCGCCGCCCGCACCGGCCGCCCGCAGCACGCCGGGCCGCACCCCGCTGAGCTGCCCGGCGCCGACGACCTCCCGCCCTCCGCCCTGTCGCCGGACCGGCCTCTGCTGTGCGTCCCCCTCACCGTGCGGCGATCTCTGGGCGTCCTGACGCTCACGGCGCCAGAGAACGGCTTCGACGCCGACACCAGCGTCATGCTGCTCGAACTGGCCCGTCGCATCGCCATTGCCCTGGACAACGCCCTGCGCTTCGAACACCACCGGGACACCGCCGAGGAACTGCAGCGCGCCCAGCTCACCGACCTGCCTGCCGCCGACGGCCTGCACCTGGCCGCGCGGTACCTGCCCGCCACCCGCGGCCTCAACATCGGCGGTGACTGGTACGACGCCTTCTTCCAGCCCGACGGCAGCCTGTTGACCGTCATAGGAGACGTCACCGGACATGGACTGCGCGCCGCCGTCATCATGGGCCAGCTACGCACGGCACTGCGCGCGTACGCGATCGAGGAGGCCAGCCCCGCCCGGATCCTCACACGGCTGCACCGCATGCTCTGCCACCAGCAGCCCAACCTCTACGCCACCGCCATGATCGCGCGCTTCAGACCCGACGACCCCCAGGTGACGTGGGCCGCCGCCGGCCACCCGCCGGCCGTGGTCCGCGCTCCCGGCGGAGCCGTGCGTGTCCTGGACGACAAGCCCGGGGTCATGCTGGGCGTGCCGATTCCCTTCGAGTACGCGGACCACACGACCGAGATCGAACCGGGTTCGACACTGGTGCTCTACACCGACGGCCTGGTCGAGCGGCGTAGCGAAGGGATCGACGTCGGGATCGAGTTGCTCGCCCAGACCCTGGCAGCACTGCACGAACCCGACCTCGAAGACCTGGACGCGAGCGCGGAGTCCCTCCTCAAACCCCTTGTCCACGAGTCCGAACGCGACGACGACGTCTGCCTCCTCCTGTGCCGCACCGCCCCGCTCCCGACGTCCTGA
- a CDS encoding SpoIIE family protein phosphatase, which produces MGRVWDIPVHDSTRVRDVRVAVEAASNDVCLDPHRTAVAALVATELATNLVKHASGGRVLIDLLDRPGVTHTPAVQVTAIDYGPGIHDISAAIRDGYTTSEASLGAGLGTCLRISSDFDLYSTPRGTVAVARVDQEPGTSRGPRKQTPRAGGINVPLGRAEYSGDAWSCARSGTRLTLMLADGLGHGAQAAQASSAAVDELYRSAHLPPEEILRHMHPALRPTRGAAVAVAQVDTDSGELAFAGVGNIGARLHVGDSWDHLISHPGIVGAQFPATVPVRRRPWWPGSLLVLHSDGLPSRWVPPKDPGLLTHEPAVVAATIVRDASSAASPVRDDTTVAVVASDPVDPRHDPA; this is translated from the coding sequence ATGGGACGCGTCTGGGACATCCCGGTGCACGACTCCACCCGCGTACGGGACGTCCGGGTGGCGGTCGAGGCGGCCAGCAACGATGTCTGTCTCGACCCGCACCGCACCGCGGTCGCGGCCCTGGTCGCTACCGAGCTGGCCACCAACCTGGTCAAGCACGCCAGCGGCGGCCGGGTCCTGATCGACCTCCTCGACCGGCCCGGCGTGACACACACCCCCGCGGTGCAGGTGACAGCCATCGACTACGGTCCAGGCATCCACGACATCAGTGCGGCCATCCGCGACGGGTACACCACCAGCGAGGCGTCACTCGGCGCCGGCCTGGGTACCTGCCTGCGCATATCCAGCGATTTCGACCTGTACAGCACCCCTCGTGGCACCGTCGCAGTCGCCCGCGTCGACCAGGAACCCGGGACAAGTCGAGGACCGAGGAAGCAGACCCCGAGGGCGGGAGGGATCAATGTACCCCTCGGCCGGGCCGAGTACTCGGGAGACGCCTGGAGCTGCGCCCGGTCGGGCACCCGACTGACCCTGATGCTCGCCGACGGCCTCGGCCACGGCGCCCAGGCAGCGCAGGCGTCCAGCGCCGCCGTCGATGAGCTGTACCGCTCGGCACACCTGCCACCGGAGGAGATCCTGCGTCACATGCACCCGGCCCTTCGGCCCACCCGAGGCGCGGCGGTCGCCGTGGCGCAAGTCGACACCGACAGCGGAGAACTGGCGTTCGCCGGCGTCGGCAACATCGGTGCCCGCCTGCATGTCGGCGACTCCTGGGACCACCTGATCTCCCACCCGGGCATCGTCGGCGCCCAGTTCCCGGCGACCGTGCCCGTACGACGCCGTCCCTGGTGGCCGGGCAGTCTGCTCGTCCTGCACAGCGACGGTCTGCCCAGCCGATGGGTACCGCCCAAGGATCCCGGTCTCCTCACCCATGAGCCGGCGGTGGTCGCGGCGACCATCGTGCGTGATGCCAGCAGCGCCGCCAGCCCTGTGCGCGACGACACCACCGTGGCCGTCGTGGCCTCCGACCCCGTGGACCCACGCCATGATCCCGCCTGA
- a CDS encoding anti-sigma regulatory factor: protein MPASDPTVTTSLPIHSDADLAWVRQRVRQSAADLGFGLVQQTKLVTAASELARNTLVHGGGGHVEVTPLTRGVARGLRLSFVDSGPGIRDVELAMTDGYTSGGGLGLGLSGARRLVDEFEIDTEPGCGTTVTVIAWTTGVPAARPGV from the coding sequence ATGCCGGCCTCCGACCCCACCGTCACAACAAGCCTGCCGATCCACTCGGACGCGGACCTCGCGTGGGTCCGCCAGCGGGTCCGCCAGAGCGCAGCCGACCTGGGCTTCGGACTGGTGCAGCAGACGAAGCTGGTCACCGCCGCAAGCGAACTGGCTCGCAACACCCTGGTCCATGGCGGCGGCGGGCACGTGGAGGTCACGCCACTGACCCGAGGTGTGGCTCGGGGGCTGCGGCTGTCCTTCGTCGACAGCGGTCCCGGCATCCGCGACGTCGAGCTGGCCATGACTGACGGATACACCAGTGGCGGCGGACTGGGACTCGGCCTCAGCGGTGCCAGACGCCTCGTCGACGAGTTCGAGATCGACACCGAACCCGGCTGCGGCACGACCGTCACCGTCATCGCCTGGACCACAGGCGTACCCGCGGCACGGCCGGGGGTGTGA
- a CDS encoding STAS domain-containing protein, which produces MTAPFPGHATVVPVLALGETLLVSLQGELHDGTAEQLHQDISHRIADSGASGMIIDISGVEVVDSFLGRILAEIAASASLLAARTVVAGMRPAVAITLVELGLTLPGLTTALDVDRALELLNRTSTPSASDGREGGT; this is translated from the coding sequence GTGACCGCTCCGTTCCCGGGCCACGCGACCGTGGTGCCGGTCCTGGCGCTGGGGGAGACCCTGTTGGTCAGCCTTCAGGGGGAGCTGCACGACGGCACGGCCGAGCAACTCCACCAGGACATCAGCCACCGAATCGCCGACAGCGGGGCGAGCGGGATGATCATCGATATCTCCGGTGTGGAGGTCGTCGACTCCTTTCTGGGACGGATCCTCGCCGAGATCGCGGCGAGCGCCAGTCTGCTGGCGGCCCGCACGGTCGTCGCCGGCATGCGGCCGGCCGTGGCGATCACTCTGGTCGAGCTGGGCCTCACCCTGCCCGGACTGACCACCGCGCTTGACGTCGACCGCGCACTGGAACTCCTCAACCGGACGTCCACGCCGAGCGCCTCGGACGGACGCGAGGGGGGAACGTGA
- a CDS encoding STAS domain-containing protein — translation MKVSEQEAVESTARRLGTFLARRREQIAQRWADAPLFRTVFTVSREESIEASKAVVDALSDVASSGRLEDIASSGFDSARDQLGRMSDARIRAGWSPARIADEVAALRPPVAELLRAEFSDPATPEAAEGLLALTALMGTLRLVVMQTALSSGEELIARQRQQLLEVATPVISLWEGVVAVPLIGTLDSARSQVVMECLLEGIVDQRARYAILDITGVPTVDSLVAQHLMKTVAAARLMGAECIVSGIRPAIAQTIVQLGIDLSSVLTRASLADALAYALGRLGIEVSDRASMR, via the coding sequence ATGAAGGTGTCGGAGCAAGAAGCGGTCGAGTCGACGGCGCGGCGGCTGGGAACTTTCCTGGCGCGCCGCCGGGAGCAGATCGCTCAGCGCTGGGCCGACGCGCCGCTCTTCCGGACGGTGTTCACCGTGTCGCGTGAAGAGTCGATCGAGGCGTCCAAGGCGGTCGTGGACGCACTGTCCGACGTCGCCTCGTCCGGACGCTTGGAGGACATCGCCTCGTCCGGCTTCGACAGCGCGCGCGACCAGCTGGGACGCATGTCCGATGCGCGGATCCGGGCGGGGTGGAGCCCGGCCCGGATCGCGGACGAGGTGGCCGCCCTGCGTCCACCGGTCGCCGAGTTGCTGCGGGCCGAGTTCTCCGATCCCGCCACGCCCGAGGCGGCCGAGGGGCTGCTGGCGTTGACGGCCCTCATGGGCACCCTGCGGCTGGTGGTGATGCAGACCGCGCTGAGTTCGGGCGAGGAACTGATCGCACGGCAGCGGCAGCAACTGCTCGAAGTGGCCACGCCGGTCATAAGCCTGTGGGAGGGTGTCGTCGCCGTACCGCTGATCGGCACGCTGGACAGCGCCCGCAGCCAGGTCGTCATGGAGTGCCTGCTGGAGGGCATCGTGGACCAGCGGGCCCGGTACGCCATCCTGGACATCACCGGTGTGCCCACGGTCGACTCGCTCGTCGCGCAGCACCTGATGAAGACGGTGGCCGCGGCGCGGCTGATGGGCGCCGAGTGCATCGTCTCCGGCATCCGCCCGGCCATCGCTCAGACCATCGTGCAACTCGGCATCGATCTCAGTTCCGTCCTCACCCGCGCCTCACTCGCCGACGCCTTGGCCTACGCCCTCGGTCGGCTGGGCATCGAGGTGTCTGACCGTGCGAGCATGCGGTGA